The Ahaetulla prasina isolate Xishuangbanna chromosome 4, ASM2864084v1, whole genome shotgun sequence genome has a window encoding:
- the KLHL33 gene encoding kelch-like protein 33 isoform X2, with the protein MMTCVDRPPEVMETSTEQQLELRSEGHAEGFFTAALQLRRQDLLVDMTVTLGQKDYKVHSILLAAVSSVFLQRLECGVQEGMNLDGVTTSSGWETILDFAYTGELEPTPIMAGDILDAAEALGVPRVAEICKAVLMGTENEDRLSPVEEKWKMLQRLEEMYNEGIGWDTELKAEGDTFQVHRLALACGCEFFHGMFTSGMKETQQARIPLCTQFTAADLGLIISFAYSGVLRGGWDYIFEAAQAALQYQVSGILDLCLDLFRYKLTPETCLDVLSFAHAYGLHDLENTAEKFILNSFVHVANTSKFLDLPINQLVHFLSSDSLYILNELEAFQGAVRWLTADWAGRMNCAEKVLQCIRFPLMSNRELKQVRKEEMMADPGRLYNLMVQSLASIPPGPSKMEQLPCRVRYPEKVIVISGGDTLTKNMATRSPCQDFWFTHRFLNGIGLVKQVEWRRLGYLPEKPRFRHAVVVKDNKMYLFGGKHYYGVRDTMCSVFRPCAPLPTPVCGHAACVLDGWIYITGGSDGSCRCQSSMFRYRPDGPPLLLASMQEERAGHIMEVLDGRIYVAGGLRWRDGHGGYADQLACEVYSPDQDVWVTLHPLPQAHVIGASAVLNGELYILGGYSHNTYRDTHLIHCYNPSHDRWVNLGTMPQAYADLKACILEVPSSYRQSEPPIPDAPDLEALPDASLDVPYQNSGSSC; encoded by the exons gATGACCTGCGTGGACAGACCCCCAGAGGTGATGGAAACCTCAACAGAACAACAGTTGGAATTGCGGAGTGAAGGCCACGCAGAAGGATTTTTCACTGCAGCTCTCCAGCTGAGGAGACAGGACCTCCTTGTGGATATGACCGTGACTTTGGGTCAAAAGGACTATAAAGTCCACAGCATCCTTCTGGCTGCAGTCAGTTCTGTCTTTCTGCAGCGTTTGGAGTGTGGTGTCCAAGAAGGGATGAATCTGGATGGTGTGACCACATCATCTGGCTGGGAGACCATTTTGGATTTTGCCTACACAGGAGAGTTAGAGCCCACCCCAATTATGGCTGGAGACATCCTAGATGCAGCTGAGGCCCTGGGTGTCCCTCGTGTGGCTGAAATATGCAAGGCAGTATTGATGGGGACAGAGAATGAGGACAGACTGAGTCCAGTGGAAGAGAAATGGAAGATGCTACAGAGGCTAGAAGAGATGTACAATGAAGGCATTGGTTGGGACACGGAACTTAAAGCTGAAGGAGATACATTTCAAG TTCACCGCTTGGCCTTGGCTTGTGGCTGTGAATTCTTCCATGGTATGTTTACGAGTGGCATGAAGGAAACTCAACAGGCCAGGATTCCTCTTTGCACCCAATTCACTGCAGCTGACCTGGGACTGATCATCTCCTTTGCCTACTCAGGAGTGCTTAGGGGTGGGTGGGATTATATATTTGAAGCTGCACAAGCCGCTCTTCAATATCAAGTCTCTGGCATCTTGGACCTCTGTCTGGATCTGTTCCGCTACAAGCTCACTCCAGAAACCTGTTTGGATGTTCTCTCTTTCGCCCATGCTTATGGCCTACATGATCTTGAAAACACCGCAGAGAAGTTTATATTAAACAGCTTTGTTCATGTGGCAAACACATCAAAGTTCCTAGATCTTCCCATAAACCAGCTGGTGCACTTCCTTAGTTCTGACTCCCTCTACATCCTCAATGAACTAGAAGCTTTCCAAGGAGCTGTCCGTTGGTTGACTGCTGACTGGGCCGGGCGGATGAACTGTGCCGAGAAAGTGTTGCAATGCATCAGATTTCCACTGATGTCCAACCGAGAGCTCAAACAGGTTAGGAAAGAAGAGATGATGGCCGATCCTGGTCGCCTCTACAACCTCATGGTTCAGTCCTTAGCTAGCATTCCACCAGGTCCTTCCAAGATGGAGCAACTTCCTTGCCGGGTGAGATATCCAGAGAAGGTCATTGTGATTAGTGGAGGAGATACTTTGACCAAAAATATGGCAACTCGGAGCCCATGCCAGGATTTCTGGTTCACCCACCGCTTCCTCAACGGCATCGGGTTAGTTAAACAAGTGGAGTGGCGTCGTCTTGGCTATCTCCCAGAGAAGCCGCGATTCCGGCACGCCGTAGTGGTCAAGGACAATAAGATGTACCTCTTTGGGGGAAAGCATTATTATGGCGTCAGGGATACCATGTGTTCAGTGTTCAG GCCTTGCGCACCCTTGCCTACCCCAGTCTGTGGCCATGCAGCTTGTGTCCTGGATGGATGGATCTATATCACGGGGGGCAGTGACGGCTCGTGCCGCTGCCAATCCTCTATGTTTCGGTATCGTCCAGATGGCCCACCTCTCCTTCTGGCCTCCATGCAGGAAGAACGTGCCGGGCACATCATGGAGGTGCTGGATGGACGGATCTACGTGGCCGGTGGTCTACGATGGCGGGACGGGCACGGGGGCTACGCTGACCAACTGGCCTGCGAGGTGTACAGTCCAGATCAGGACGTTTGGGTCACCTTGCATCCTCTTCCCCAAGCTCATGTCATTGGTGCCTCTGCTGTCCTGAACGGAGAGCTTTACATCCTGGGAGGGTACAGCCATAACACCTATCGAGATACGCATCTCATTCACTGCTACAACCCTTCTCATGACCGTTGGGTCAACCTGGGGACGATGCCTCAGGCTTACGCGGATCTAAAGGCCTGCATCTTAGAAGTGCCCTCCTCTTACAGACAAAGTGAACCACCAATCCCGGATGCTCCCGACTTGGAGGCCCTTCCTGATGCTTCGCTGGATGTGCCCTACCAAAATTCTGGATCAAGCTGCTGA
- the KLHL33 gene encoding kelch-like protein 33 isoform X1, which produces MTCVDRPPEVMETSTEQQLELRSEGHAEGFFTAALQLRRQDLLVDMTVTLGQKDYKVHSILLAAVSSVFLQRLECGVQEGMNLDGVTTSSGWETILDFAYTGELEPTPIMAGDILDAAEALGVPRVAEICKAVLMGTENEDRLSPVEEKWKMLQRLEEMYNEGIGWDTELKAEGDTFQVHRLALACGCEFFHGMFTSGMKETQQARIPLCTQFTAADLGLIISFAYSGVLRGGWDYIFEAAQAALQYQVSGILDLCLDLFRYKLTPETCLDVLSFAHAYGLHDLENTAEKFILNSFVHVANTSKFLDLPINQLVHFLSSDSLYILNELEAFQGAVRWLTADWAGRMNCAEKVLQCIRFPLMSNRELKQVRKEEMMADPGRLYNLMVQSLASIPPGPSKMEQLPCRVRYPEKVIVISGGDTLTKNMATRSPCQDFWFTHRFLNGIGLVKQVEWRRLGYLPEKPRFRHAVVVKDNKMYLFGGKHYYGVRDTMCSVFRFDPLCGSWERLADMTNCRSYFPAVFLHGFFYALGGSSNEVYCMDSVECYEPQSNTWRPCAPLPTPVCGHAACVLDGWIYITGGSDGSCRCQSSMFRYRPDGPPLLLASMQEERAGHIMEVLDGRIYVAGGLRWRDGHGGYADQLACEVYSPDQDVWVTLHPLPQAHVIGASAVLNGELYILGGYSHNTYRDTHLIHCYNPSHDRWVNLGTMPQAYADLKACILEVPSSYRQSEPPIPDAPDLEALPDASLDVPYQNSGSSC; this is translated from the exons ATGACCTGCGTGGACAGACCCCCAGAGGTGATGGAAACCTCAACAGAACAACAGTTGGAATTGCGGAGTGAAGGCCACGCAGAAGGATTTTTCACTGCAGCTCTCCAGCTGAGGAGACAGGACCTCCTTGTGGATATGACCGTGACTTTGGGTCAAAAGGACTATAAAGTCCACAGCATCCTTCTGGCTGCAGTCAGTTCTGTCTTTCTGCAGCGTTTGGAGTGTGGTGTCCAAGAAGGGATGAATCTGGATGGTGTGACCACATCATCTGGCTGGGAGACCATTTTGGATTTTGCCTACACAGGAGAGTTAGAGCCCACCCCAATTATGGCTGGAGACATCCTAGATGCAGCTGAGGCCCTGGGTGTCCCTCGTGTGGCTGAAATATGCAAGGCAGTATTGATGGGGACAGAGAATGAGGACAGACTGAGTCCAGTGGAAGAGAAATGGAAGATGCTACAGAGGCTAGAAGAGATGTACAATGAAGGCATTGGTTGGGACACGGAACTTAAAGCTGAAGGAGATACATTTCAAG TTCACCGCTTGGCCTTGGCTTGTGGCTGTGAATTCTTCCATGGTATGTTTACGAGTGGCATGAAGGAAACTCAACAGGCCAGGATTCCTCTTTGCACCCAATTCACTGCAGCTGACCTGGGACTGATCATCTCCTTTGCCTACTCAGGAGTGCTTAGGGGTGGGTGGGATTATATATTTGAAGCTGCACAAGCCGCTCTTCAATATCAAGTCTCTGGCATCTTGGACCTCTGTCTGGATCTGTTCCGCTACAAGCTCACTCCAGAAACCTGTTTGGATGTTCTCTCTTTCGCCCATGCTTATGGCCTACATGATCTTGAAAACACCGCAGAGAAGTTTATATTAAACAGCTTTGTTCATGTGGCAAACACATCAAAGTTCCTAGATCTTCCCATAAACCAGCTGGTGCACTTCCTTAGTTCTGACTCCCTCTACATCCTCAATGAACTAGAAGCTTTCCAAGGAGCTGTCCGTTGGTTGACTGCTGACTGGGCCGGGCGGATGAACTGTGCCGAGAAAGTGTTGCAATGCATCAGATTTCCACTGATGTCCAACCGAGAGCTCAAACAGGTTAGGAAAGAAGAGATGATGGCCGATCCTGGTCGCCTCTACAACCTCATGGTTCAGTCCTTAGCTAGCATTCCACCAGGTCCTTCCAAGATGGAGCAACTTCCTTGCCGGGTGAGATATCCAGAGAAGGTCATTGTGATTAGTGGAGGAGATACTTTGACCAAAAATATGGCAACTCGGAGCCCATGCCAGGATTTCTGGTTCACCCACCGCTTCCTCAACGGCATCGGGTTAGTTAAACAAGTGGAGTGGCGTCGTCTTGGCTATCTCCCAGAGAAGCCGCGATTCCGGCACGCCGTAGTGGTCAAGGACAATAAGATGTACCTCTTTGGGGGAAAGCATTATTATGGCGTCAGGGATACCATGTGTTCAGTGTTCAG GTTTGATCCTCTTTGCGGGAGTTGGGAGCGACTAGCTGACATGACCAATTGCCGGAGCTatttccctgcagttttcctgcaTGGTTTCTTCTACGCTCTTGGGGGCAGCTCCAACGAGGTTTATTGCATGGATTCTGTGGAGTGCTATGAACCTCAGAGCAACACATGGAG GCCTTGCGCACCCTTGCCTACCCCAGTCTGTGGCCATGCAGCTTGTGTCCTGGATGGATGGATCTATATCACGGGGGGCAGTGACGGCTCGTGCCGCTGCCAATCCTCTATGTTTCGGTATCGTCCAGATGGCCCACCTCTCCTTCTGGCCTCCATGCAGGAAGAACGTGCCGGGCACATCATGGAGGTGCTGGATGGACGGATCTACGTGGCCGGTGGTCTACGATGGCGGGACGGGCACGGGGGCTACGCTGACCAACTGGCCTGCGAGGTGTACAGTCCAGATCAGGACGTTTGGGTCACCTTGCATCCTCTTCCCCAAGCTCATGTCATTGGTGCCTCTGCTGTCCTGAACGGAGAGCTTTACATCCTGGGAGGGTACAGCCATAACACCTATCGAGATACGCATCTCATTCACTGCTACAACCCTTCTCATGACCGTTGGGTCAACCTGGGGACGATGCCTCAGGCTTACGCGGATCTAAAGGCCTGCATCTTAGAAGTGCCCTCCTCTTACAGACAAAGTGAACCACCAATCCCGGATGCTCCCGACTTGGAGGCCCTTCCTGATGCTTCGCTGGATGTGCCCTACCAAAATTCTGGATCAAGCTGCTGA